The following nucleotide sequence is from Aedes aegypti strain LVP_AGWG chromosome 3, AaegL5.0 Primary Assembly, whole genome shotgun sequence.
TTATGATTATGTTTgtgatttagttttttttttaatttgtattgctGTCCTTAGTTTAAACAATATCATTGGGGCTACGAAGCCTGttgataaatttaataaataaataaataaataaataaatagatggAAATTATGTTAGTGTGACGTTTGTTTGTCTGAGGTTATGTTATATTCTCATTTAGTTTCATTTTTGGTTTGACCCATTTGGATTTTCGGCCTTCAGTTCATAAATCTAGATACGAACACTTTTTTGAATGTATATTTGCACAATGTCACCAAGTTAAGAACACAAAATAATAATCCTCTGCAGTTTAAACACTATGAACCGCACTAATGAAACCCGTTTCCtagctttttgattttttgatataGATAACAGACATTCAAAGTATAGCTTTTTAAGTTTCCTGCTTAAAAATAAACTagaacaaaactgaaaatattTCACAGCTGCGTCGTGAATTTATAGTTTCTAAATAATCTATCGTGAATCTCATTTGATAACAAGTAACTTTGTCAGCTTAGGTTGTCTGTTATCTATAAATTTAAACCTTGACTCCGTTTTCATATGCACCTTTTATAAATTTCTTTGGAAGAAATACATATTTATGGACACAATGTGTCATTTTAAGCGATTGTTTGTGAAAGCTacaatattttgttaaaatcatCTTGCCTCAACAAAGAAATATCTAATTGTCTAACGAAAAATAGAAGGAACATATTTCGGCAAGTCGTTATTTTTCAGATGGAGACGGGTTTTTCTTAGAGTGGTCCCATGCACGGTATAGTTGCGCCAGTTGGGTCAAAGCAACGAACACGTTAACGGAGAACAGCCCGTAATTTTTAGGAATAATTACTAGCGAATACCTCGACCAAATTAAACCAGTGGCTGCTAGCGAAGCAGATTGCGATACAGAAAGTTGATCGGCCGGACGACGAAGATCACTCAAGCCAGCGATTACCAGACCCTGCAACAAAAATTAGGGACCTTTTATCAGGGAGTTCGCCAAATATCAAGCACAACAATGTTTTACCCATTTGAATACTGGAGCCCAAAAGAAAACCGTTTTTGGACctgaaaagaacaaaagaataattaaaactatTAGGTTAACATATGATTATTATAGCGATCAATCTGAACAGAACACAAGTAAAAAATATACGTTATGATCCATGTAGTCATTTATGGGGAGAAGCAAATTTTCTTGATATTTATCtattcaaaatgaaattaaagtttctaaaatttgtttataaatgctctgatttttactttaaaaaccggaccaatatgaacaaaaattcatttcaTGTACAAAATACGACTTCACTGGACATTTGATCACATATCatgacaattattttttctacTTCATCAAACAAGTTGTTCTACGATGGTGTAATACTACCAGAGTGCAAAGATATACTTTAACATAATACCAAAGCaaagaaaaagtgtatgagaaCATATTGGCcacggagaaaaatccagtgaatcgtagatcttgGTTGTTTCCACCTTTggtgattttgaacaaaattctccttgctccaagtgatctcataactgcttgtcactttccttacagaagatttaccacacaattcccttcatgggaagagtggacgtctggctatttggaaagaagatattgatggctcccttcttgaaggtagagctggtgctggtgtatattctcgtgagctaaggctgaaccagtttactcacttggtagacacTTCGTTCTTAACTGTGGAATGctatcagcacttcaacagcacgTGATGGGTAAACTCATATAGGTACTTCTTTTCAGAttgtcaggctgctataaaaacTCTTGCTTCGGTCAACTTAAGGTCGAGGCtagttatcgcatgtcgaactcaaattgaggaactgaattcagtcaattcTGTAACCATcattggaaatgaattggctgatgaacTAGCTCGCAATGAAGCATCGCATGATTTTGAAGTGTTgagtgaagcttcagataaatccTTGGGTGGTAACTCAGCACAAACAATATTAGCAttgtttggagtcgtgtcgtcaaacaaagtTGTACATTACTCAgtcatctccaagggtggcgaaatattgaacaaatctgtcaaagcagaattgcagtctcttggtcagagcgttgactagacactgccgactcaactatcacatgacaaatattcagcgtgtgATAGTTGAGATTTCGATTATGAAGTTTCGTTACATCTGATATGTAACTTTTCAGTTtttgcgattttccctcttcaagagactcgcaacatttccttccctttCCTTTTCCATCGGGTAGATCAGGGCTGCCCAATGTACGGCCCgcgacctcattttgtgcggcccgcggagggttcGATAATgcttctcatatttggcccaTTGAATATTCTACCAACCCGAAGTTAAAACATACTAAGCCTATATGATTTGCAATTTAGTTTCAACCTAATATTTTAGCATGGTAATGatttaatttgttttgtttttaagcGTTCttatgggaagtatgcacttcaacagagaAGTaaacgcctatctcgatgcgtgggaaatttctttccAGAAATGGTCATCTAAATCACTTTTCTTCGATCGAAGTATGCAGttcaaaagaaatgtcattttaaatggagctcgttgtagaaaatttcttggaaatttctagagaagaaatttttacttttcttgagcggaataCTTAATACTTAACTTTAGATATTAaattttatgaatgattcaaattCTATAACTCAAATTCTGGgtgtttcaacaatgtttctaccATGACTTCCTTCGTTGAATGTCGCCAGAACAAAACTTATGGACAAAAGgctaaattttcatacataatttcaCTGCATCATAGGCTAATATTCTCACAGAGTCCTGGAAATAAATCTTACCAGCACCTAGACGCAATTCACGCAGAATCCTTGACAGGAATATAAAAAAGACTGGCTTTTTACAAAAtcaggattttttaagaattctggacacgactttcacggataacattggcaagattctcacaaaatttttaccaggattttcaacgaattcaataaataattttccAGCGCTTGATTACTATTTTTTAAAATCCTGGGCAAGACACTAAACGAATTTACA
It contains:
- the LOC5571755 gene encoding mitochondrial pyruvate carrier 2 translates to MSKIYNGLVNTADRFVPNSMRPLWNHAAGPKTVFFWAPVFKWGLVIAGLSDLRRPADQLSVSQSASLAATGLIWSRYSLVIIPKNYGLFSVNVFVALTQLAQLYRAWDHSKKNPSPSEK